TCCGCGAGATGGGGGCGAAAATAATAAGCGTGAACGCCCACGTTGACGGCCACTTCCCTGGAAGGAAGCCGGAACCGAGGTACGAGAACATAGCCTACCTAGGGGAGCTGGCGAGGGAGCTTGGAGTTGACCTCGTCATCGCCCAGGATGGAGACGCCGACAGGATAGCGGTCTTCGATGAAAAGGGCCAGTACGTGAACGAGGACACCCTGATAGCGCTCTTCGCGAAGCTCTACGTGGAGGAACACGGCGGGGGGACTGTTGTTGTTTCCATCGACACCGGCTCAAGGATAGACCACGTCGTTGAGAACGCAGGCGGAAGGGTCGTAAGAATCCCCCTCGGCCAGCCGCACGATGGGATAAAGCGCTACGGAGCCATATTTGCTGCAGAACCGTGGAAGCTGGTCCACCCGAGGTTCGGGCCGTGGATAGACAGCTTCGTGACCATGGGGCTTCTCATAAAGCTCATAGACGAGCGCGGAAAGCCGCTCTCCCAGATAATCCGGGAGGAGATACCAACCTACTACCTCACCAAGAAGAACGTTAAATGCCCAGACGAACACAAGAGAGAAGCGATGGAGAGGGCATACAATGCTCTCGGGGAGGCTCTCCGCAGTGAGGTGAAGGAAGTTCTGACGATCTCCGGCTTCAGGTTCAACCTCAGGGACGGCTCGTGGGTTCTAGTCAGACCGAGCGGAACGGAGCCGAAGATTCGCGTCGTCGTCGAGGCACCGAGCGAGAAGAGGCGCGACGAGCTGTTTGAGCTTGCCTACGAAACCGTCACGAGGGCAGTGGAAGACGTCATGAGGAAGGGCTGAGACCTCATTTCCATCGTTAAACCAGGTTCCGAGCACCCAGCCCGCTGTGCCGGCCGAGAAGATTACCGCAAAATCCCTGATTAGAAGCCCCACATGGGGCTTTTCTTCCATCCCTGCAAGGTAGAGCCAGTAAAGGAACACAGGGATCAAAAGGTCGAGCGACAGACGGGACTCGCCGAAGAACAGGTTGGACAGAAATGAGAAAATTGAAACCAAAGCGAGAGCCTTTCTGCCCATCAAAACCCCCTCAGACGAACCTCGCTGGTCTCAGGGTTCTCACAGCTATGCCGTCCCTTTCCACCATGACCTTGAAGCCCTCCTTGGCCACGTAGGTCTTGACGCCGGTGACGGTTTCGATGTACTTGGCCTCCTTGTAGGGATTCGCGAAGTGCATCTTCATGCCTATGTGGCTCACCACGAGGGCCTCGGGCTTCTCACGCATCCTCTTGAGCATCATAACGATGTCGTCGGTGCTCAGGTGGTACGGGATGCCCATGTCCCTTGGCCTGGTGACCGCCGCGATGAGCAGTCTCGAACCGTCGTGCCAGTCGGTCAGGCCGTCGAAGTAGGCGGTGTCGGGGATGTACGAGATGTCGCCCAGGGAGCTCTTCATGCGGAAGCCGATGGTGGTCGAGTCCGAGTGCTGGGTCGGGGTTATCACCATCTCCTCATCGCCTATCGCTATCCTGCTTCCGGGCTCCGGGATGTGTATGCTCTCGAGCACGTCCAGGTGGTACTTGCTGACGGCCGGGGTGTGGGTCTCGTCGCCGTAGACGACGCTCTTGGATGCTATGAGAACACCCCTCTTCTTGAGTGCGCCGCCCGTCATGGCCTCTATCATGACCTCGGTATCGTTGCAGTGATCCACGTGCCTGTGGGAGACGAAGATGACGTCGAGCTTTCTAGGGTCGAGCTTGTAGCGCCAGGAGCGCACGAGGGCGCCGGGCCCGGGGTCAACGTAGATGTTCCTGCTGGCGCGTATGTGGAAGCCGCCGGTGGAGCGGAACTGCGTTATGGTGATGAACCTGCCGCCGCCGCTACCGAGGAAGGTTATCTCTATCAAATCTCCACCCCCGTGTTCTTCTGCAGACATAGGGGTATCACAGAGGGAGTATATAAGACATTGCCCTTTCCCCGCACGGATGGAGATA
The Thermococcus celericrescens DNA segment above includes these coding regions:
- the glmM gene encoding phosphoglucosamine mutase — translated: MKLFGTAGIRGTLWEKVTPELAMNLGKAVGTYINGETVAVARDGRTSSVMLQSALISGLLSTGTEVLDFGLIPTPTLAWGTREHGDGGVMITASHNPPTDNGIKVFNGDGTEFYVEQEGELEELVFSGNFRKATWSEIKTVKAIDVIDDYVGAVLEFVNHETELKVLYDGANGAGSVLAPYLLREMGAKIISVNAHVDGHFPGRKPEPRYENIAYLGELARELGVDLVIAQDGDADRIAVFDEKGQYVNEDTLIALFAKLYVEEHGGGTVVVSIDTGSRIDHVVENAGGRVVRIPLGQPHDGIKRYGAIFAAEPWKLVHPRFGPWIDSFVTMGLLIKLIDERGKPLSQIIREEIPTYYLTKKNVKCPDEHKREAMERAYNALGEALRSEVKEVLTISGFRFNLRDGSWVLVRPSGTEPKIRVVVEAPSEKRRDELFELAYETVTRAVEDVMRKG
- a CDS encoding MBL fold metallo-hydrolase, with the protein product MIEITFLGSGGGRFITITQFRSTGGFHIRASRNIYVDPGPGALVRSWRYKLDPRKLDVIFVSHRHVDHCNDTEVMIEAMTGGALKKRGVLIASKSVVYGDETHTPAVSKYHLDVLESIHIPEPGSRIAIGDEEMVITPTQHSDSTTIGFRMKSSLGDISYIPDTAYFDGLTDWHDGSRLLIAAVTRPRDMGIPYHLSTDDIVMMLKRMREKPEALVVSHIGMKMHFANPYKEAKYIETVTGVKTYVAKEGFKVMVERDGIAVRTLRPARFV